One genomic window of Paracoccus alcaliphilus includes the following:
- a CDS encoding SLC13 family permease, protein MTPHLISIYALVAMFVIATIWPINMGVLAFVGAFLVGTLLAAQTTKDIIGGFPGGLFLTLVGITWLFALAQNNGTIDWLVRMAVRAVKGRIGAIPWIMFGISAMLTAVGAVSPGAVAIVAPIALGFAFRYHISPMLMGMMVVHGAQAGGFSPISIYGGITNGVVAQAGLPLSPMTTFAASFFVNAAVALILFMLLGGRKLMSARMETVESVNVPHVEITRAATGPQIFGDSEAQALTRRVSEEGGRGDSNRLVAETPEGDQPDGTPYQIFTLLGLGLLAVLVLAFNLDIGFVALSIGLALSLWNPTMQKRAMAQVAWPEIMLITGVSTYVAVLEYMGTIDFVGDSVAGMASPMLAALMLFFIGAVVSAFASSTAVLGSLIPLAVPFLHGETGVGAIGFIAGMAVASTIVDVSPFSTNGALVLANAHGVDRQVFFRKLLSYGALVTVVAPVVLWIIFVVLPG, encoded by the coding sequence ATGACCCCACATCTGATTTCCATCTATGCACTGGTGGCGATGTTCGTCATCGCCACGATCTGGCCGATCAACATGGGCGTTCTGGCCTTTGTCGGCGCGTTTCTGGTCGGTACGCTGCTGGCGGCGCAGACGACGAAGGACATCATCGGCGGATTTCCCGGCGGGCTGTTCCTGACGCTGGTCGGCATCACATGGCTGTTCGCGCTGGCGCAGAACAACGGCACCATCGACTGGCTGGTGCGCATGGCCGTCCGCGCCGTCAAGGGCCGCATCGGCGCGATCCCGTGGATCATGTTCGGCATCTCGGCCATGCTGACTGCGGTGGGCGCGGTCAGCCCTGGCGCGGTGGCGATCGTGGCGCCGATCGCGCTGGGGTTCGCCTTCCGCTATCACATCTCGCCCATGCTGATGGGGATGATGGTGGTTCACGGCGCGCAGGCCGGGGGTTTTTCGCCGATCAGCATCTATGGCGGGATCACCAATGGCGTGGTCGCGCAGGCCGGGCTGCCGCTGTCGCCGATGACGACCTTTGCCGCCAGCTTTTTCGTCAATGCCGCCGTGGCGCTGATCCTGTTCATGTTGCTGGGCGGGCGCAAGCTGATGTCGGCGCGGATGGAAACGGTCGAATCGGTGAATGTCCCGCATGTCGAGATCACCCGCGCCGCCACCGGCCCGCAGATCTTCGGCGACAGCGAGGCGCAGGCGCTGACCCGCCGCGTCAGCGAGGAAGGCGGCCGGGGCGATTCCAACCGGCTGGTGGCCGAAACGCCCGAGGGCGATCAGCCCGACGGAACCCCCTATCAGATCTTCACGCTGCTGGGGCTGGGGCTGCTCGCGGTGTTGGTGCTGGCCTTCAATCTGGATATCGGCTTTGTCGCCCTGTCCATCGGTCTGGCGCTGTCGCTGTGGAACCCGACCATGCAAAAGCGCGCGATGGCGCAGGTTGCTTGGCCCGAGATCATGCTGATCACCGGCGTTTCGACCTATGTCGCGGTGCTGGAATATATGGGCACCATCGATTTCGTGGGCGACAGCGTGGCGGGCATGGCATCGCCCATGCTGGCCGCGCTGATGCTGTTCTTCATCGGCGCGGTGGTGTCGGCCTTCGCCTCATCCACCGCCGTTCTGGGGTCGCTGATCCCGCTGGCGGTGCCGTTCCTGCATGGCGAAACCGGGGTCGGTGCCATCGGCTTCATCGCCGGGATGGCGGTTGCCTCGACCATCGTGGATGTCAGCCCCTTCTCGACAAATGGCGCGCTGGTGCTGGCCAATGCGCATGGGGTGGACCGGCAGGTCTTCTTCCGCAAACTGCTGAGCTATGGCGCGCTGGTGACGGTCGTCGCACCGGTCGTGCTGTGGATCATCTTCGTCGTGCTGCCGGGTTGA
- a CDS encoding GntR family transcriptional regulator, protein MRSIPNALRIRNALENAIVQGVYLPGERLDPEALEREFDCSRTPIREALYQLESSGLVRVMPKRGTFVSSWSAEELAERFEVMAETEATCGRLAARRITEAEMADFEATHLRCRELAEAGDVDGYYAHNSMFHHCIYRATHNAFLEQEAARLHAMLQPYRRMQLQVRNRMARSFSEHDAIVAAIRAGDADAAAAALHQHVIVQGDRFHDLLAALRQGDAKP, encoded by the coding sequence ATGCGCTCTATTCCCAATGCGTTACGGATCAGGAACGCCCTTGAAAACGCCATCGTTCAGGGGGTTTATCTGCCCGGCGAACGTCTGGACCCCGAGGCGCTGGAACGAGAGTTCGACTGTTCGCGCACTCCGATCCGCGAGGCGCTGTATCAGCTGGAATCCTCGGGGCTGGTGCGGGTCATGCCCAAGCGGGGAACCTTCGTCAGTTCCTGGTCGGCGGAAGAACTGGCCGAGCGGTTCGAGGTGATGGCCGAAACCGAGGCGACCTGCGGCCGTCTGGCGGCGCGCCGGATCACCGAAGCGGAAATGGCGGATTTCGAGGCGACCCATCTGCGCTGCCGGGAACTGGCCGAGGCTGGTGATGTCGATGGCTATTACGCCCATAACTCGATGTTCCATCACTGCATCTATCGCGCCACGCATAACGCGTTTCTAGAACAGGAGGCCGCGCGGCTGCATGCGATGCTGCAACCCTATCGACGGATGCAACTGCAGGTGCGCAATCGCATGGCGCGTTCCTTCAGCGAACATGACGCCATTGTGGCGGCGATCCGCGCGGGCGATGCCGACGCTGCTGCGGCGGCGCTGCATCAGCATGTCATCGTGCAGGGCGACCGTTTCCACGACCTTCTGGCCGCGTTGCGGCAGGGCGATGCGAAACCCTGA
- a CDS encoding NUDIX hydrolase translates to MIGLNKKVGYSVETGFAQAELIAVLAAVTANEPRVMTIRAGKALPSGPFESSQTSLQAGLRDWIESQTGHPVGFLEQLYTFADGDRDPGAGAGMRRISISYLGLVREQAAPGAGQPEWHGWYEYFPWEDRRDGADAQAAALDQIAAGLSAWADSDPHLQSQRRQRIDFTFGLNGWNWNEDLVLQRYELMYEAALIPEAGGRPGFGQPMQGDHRRILATGIARLRTKIKYRPVAFEIMPASFTLLQLQRTVEALVGLNLHKSNFRRQIDQQELIEETGETTAETRGRPAMLFRYRPSVLEARQMAGTRLPISRS, encoded by the coding sequence ATGATAGGGCTGAATAAAAAGGTGGGTTATTCCGTGGAGACTGGATTTGCGCAGGCCGAACTGATCGCCGTGCTGGCGGCGGTGACGGCGAATGAGCCCCGGGTCATGACGATCCGAGCGGGCAAGGCGCTGCCGTCGGGGCCGTTCGAATCCTCGCAAACCAGCCTTCAGGCCGGATTGCGCGACTGGATCGAAAGCCAGACCGGCCACCCGGTGGGGTTTCTGGAACAGCTTTACACCTTTGCCGATGGCGATCGCGACCCCGGCGCCGGGGCGGGGATGCGCCGGATCTCGATCAGCTATCTGGGGCTGGTGCGCGAACAGGCAGCCCCCGGCGCGGGCCAGCCGGAATGGCATGGGTGGTACGAATATTTCCCGTGGGAGGATCGCCGCGACGGTGCCGATGCGCAGGCCGCGGCGCTGGACCAGATCGCGGCGGGCCTGAGCGCATGGGCCGACAGCGATCCGCATCTGCAAAGCCAGCGCCGCCAGCGCATCGACTTCACCTTCGGGCTGAACGGCTGGAACTGGAACGAGGATCTGGTGCTGCAACGATACGAGTTGATGTATGAGGCCGCGCTGATCCCCGAGGCCGGGGGCAGACCCGGCTTTGGCCAGCCGATGCAGGGCGACCATCGCCGCATTCTGGCCACCGGAATCGCCCGACTGCGGACCAAGATCAAATACCGCCCCGTCGCCTTCGAGATCATGCCCGCCAGCTTTACCCTGTTGCAATTGCAGCGCACGGTCGAGGCTCTGGTCGGCCTGAACCTGCACAAATCGAACTTCCGCCGCCAGATCGACCAGCAGGAACTGATCGAGGAAACCGGCGAAACCACCGCCGAAACGCGTGGTCGTCCGGCCATGCTGTTCCGCTATCGCCCCTCGGTGCTGGAGGCGCGGCAGATGGCCGGAACCCGGCTGCCAATTTCACGGAGTTGA
- the nadA gene encoding quinolinate synthase NadA, translating into MTTALRLPELYDRVRQVIPEPDWMLFEDDIDAILRLKRERNAVILAHNYQTPEIFHGVANIVGDSLALARKAVDVDADVIVLAGVHFMAETAKLLNPGKTVLIPDMGAGCSLADSITPEDIAGLRAAHPGVPVVTYVNTSAAVKAASDICCTSGNALQVVESLGVPRVLMLPDEYLAQNIARQTKVELITWHGHCEVHERFTPAEVRGFRDAWPGVTILGHPECPPEVIAETDYSGSTAGMSDFVARERPERVLLLTECSMSDNVAIHHPETEFIRPCNLCPHMKRISLSNIRQALEENRHEVTVDPAIAAPARRAVERMLAV; encoded by the coding sequence ATGACCACCGCCCTGCGGCTGCCCGAACTGTATGACCGTGTCCGTCAGGTCATCCCCGAACCGGACTGGATGCTGTTCGAGGATGACATCGACGCCATCCTGCGCCTGAAACGCGAACGCAACGCGGTCATTCTGGCCCATAACTATCAGACGCCCGAAATCTTTCACGGGGTGGCCAATATCGTCGGCGACAGCCTGGCGCTGGCGCGCAAGGCGGTGGATGTCGATGCCGATGTGATCGTGCTGGCGGGTGTGCATTTCATGGCCGAAACCGCCAAGCTGCTGAACCCCGGCAAGACCGTGCTGATCCCCGACATGGGCGCGGGCTGCTCATTGGCGGATTCGATCACGCCCGAGGATATCGCGGGGCTGCGCGCGGCCCATCCCGGCGTGCCGGTGGTGACCTATGTGAACACTTCGGCGGCGGTGAAGGCGGCGTCGGATATCTGCTGCACCTCGGGCAATGCCCTGCAAGTGGTCGAATCGCTGGGGGTGCCGCGCGTGCTGATGCTGCCGGACGAATATCTGGCCCAGAACATCGCCCGCCAGACCAAGGTCGAGCTGATTACATGGCACGGCCATTGCGAGGTGCATGAGCGGTTCACCCCCGCCGAGGTGCGCGGGTTCCGCGACGCCTGGCCCGGCGTGACCATCCTCGGCCATCCCGAATGCCCGCCCGAGGTGATCGCCGAGACCGATTATTCCGGCTCGACCGCGGGCATGTCGGATTTCGTCGCCCGAGAGCGGCCCGAACGGGTGCTGCTGCTGACCGAATGCTCGATGAGCGACAATGTCGCCATCCACCACCCCGAGACCGAGTTCATCCGTCCCTGCAACCTCTGCCCGCATATGAAGCGGATCAGCCTGTCGAACATCCGTCAGGCGCTTGAGGAAAACCGCCATGAAGTCACCGTCGATCCGGCCATCGCCGCGCCTGCGCGCCGGGCGGTGGAACGGATGCTGGCCGTATGA
- a CDS encoding L-aspartate oxidase, whose protein sequence is MNSAPSGHVVVIGSGIAGLVTALALAPRPVTLVTLAGLGQGGSTALAQGGIAAALGAGDSPALHLADTLAAGDGLCDAARADTILRQAGEAIGFLERHGTRFDRDASGAAILGLEAAHSRRRILHAAGDGSGTEIVRALVAAVRGCASVTVQEGALVRRLLTRDGAVLGLLVQRAGGGAVLPARQVVMATGGIGGLYDATTNPVGNWGQGIMLAARAGAALADMEFVQFHPTALDVGQGRLPLISEAVRGEGAVLLNDRGERFMARHKGAELAPRDIVARAIHAERAAGRQVFLRAGREVDFPARFPAITALCHAAGIDPVRDPIPVRPAQHYHMGGIRTDTFGRSTVAGLWAVGECAATGLHGANRLASNSLLEAVVMGLNAARDIAASPALPVTAATIAEPPPDAYPSAARAIASRHLGILRDGASLRAAIAGLLLLTQGDDGAGDPAITALAIAVFATLRRESRGAHARTDFPARAALSASRAMTLDQIIQSARLILSDDLARSA, encoded by the coding sequence ATGAATTCCGCGCCATCCGGCCATGTGGTCGTGATCGGCAGCGGTATCGCCGGGCTGGTGACGGCGCTGGCGCTGGCGCCGCGCCCGGTCACGCTGGTGACGTTGGCGGGGCTGGGGCAGGGCGGCTCGACCGCGCTGGCGCAGGGCGGGATCGCGGCGGCGCTTGGTGCGGGCGACAGCCCGGCGCTGCATCTGGCCGATACGCTGGCGGCTGGCGACGGGCTGTGCGACGCGGCACGCGCCGACACCATCCTGCGGCAGGCGGGCGAGGCGATCGGTTTTCTGGAACGCCACGGCACGCGCTTTGACCGTGACGCATCAGGCGCGGCGATCCTTGGGCTGGAGGCCGCGCATTCCCGCCGCCGCATCCTTCACGCGGCAGGCGACGGCTCGGGCACCGAGATCGTGCGCGCGCTGGTGGCGGCGGTGCGCGGTTGCGCCTCGGTCACGGTGCAGGAGGGCGCGCTGGTCCGCCGCCTGCTGACCCGTGACGGCGCGGTGTTGGGCCTGCTGGTGCAGCGCGCGGGCGGGGGTGCGGTCCTGCCCGCCCGGCAGGTGGTGATGGCGACCGGCGGCATCGGCGGGCTTTATGACGCGACCACCAACCCTGTCGGCAATTGGGGGCAGGGGATCATGCTGGCCGCGCGCGCCGGGGCCGCGCTGGCCGATATGGAATTCGTGCAGTTCCATCCCACCGCGCTGGACGTGGGGCAGGGACGGTTGCCCCTGATCAGCGAGGCCGTGCGCGGCGAGGGTGCCGTCCTGCTCAACGACCGGGGCGAGCGGTTCATGGCCCGCCATAAAGGGGCCGAACTTGCCCCGCGCGACATCGTTGCCCGCGCCATCCATGCCGAAAGGGCGGCTGGCCGTCAGGTGTTTCTGCGGGCTGGCCGGGAGGTGGATTTCCCCGCCCGTTTTCCGGCCATCACGGCGCTGTGCCATGCAGCGGGGATCGATCCGGTCCGCGATCCGATCCCGGTGCGCCCTGCACAGCATTACCATATGGGCGGCATCCGCACCGACACCTTTGGCCGCAGCACCGTGGCCGGGCTGTGGGCGGTTGGCGAATGCGCGGCGACCGGCCTGCATGGCGCGAACCGGCTGGCCAGCAATTCCCTGCTGGAGGCGGTGGTGATGGGCCTGAACGCGGCCCGCGACATTGCCGCCAGTCCGGCCTTGCCGGTGACCGCCGCAACAATCGCAGAGCCGCCGCCCGACGCTTATCCCTCGGCGGCACGGGCGATTGCCTCGCGCCACCTGGGCATCCTGCGCGACGGGGCGTCCCTGCGGGCGGCCATCGCTGGATTGCTGCTCCTGACCCAAGGCGATGACGGCGCGGGCGATCCTGCCATCACCGCCCTTGCCATCGCCGTCTTTGCCACCTTGCGCCGGGAATCGCGCGGCGCCCATGCCCGCACCGATTTCCCGGCTCGTGCCGCCCTATCCGCCAGCCGGGCCATGACGCTGGATCAGATCATCCAGTCCGCCCGCCTGATCCTGTCCGACGACCTTGCCCGGAGTGCCTGA
- the nadC gene encoding carboxylating nicotinate-nucleotide diphosphorylase, which yields MTLSPLPRLMLEGPVRAALSEDLGLAGDLTSAAVIPAGHCATVTAVARRDGVVAGLDLAALAFELIDPSCRMTRHLADGDQVAAGGRILTVEGLSASLLKAERTALNFLCHLSGVATVTNGIVRAVAGTRASIACTRKTTPGLRALEKYAVRAGGGVNHRFALSDAVLIKDNHIAMTGGIRAAVESARANTGHMVKIELEVDTLAQLREAMEVGVDAVLLDNMTPDQLREAVGIVAGRALTEASGGVTPDTASAIAATGVDLISVGWITHSAPILDIGLDYVAGGFRK from the coding sequence ATGACCCTTTCCCCCTTGCCGCGCCTGATGCTGGAAGGTCCCGTCCGCGCCGCCCTGTCCGAGGATCTGGGACTTGCGGGCGACCTGACCTCGGCTGCGGTGATCCCTGCGGGCCATTGCGCCACCGTGACGGCGGTGGCGCGGCGTGACGGCGTGGTGGCCGGGCTGGATCTGGCGGCGCTGGCGTTCGAACTGATCGATCCGTCCTGCCGCATGACGCGCCACCTTGCCGATGGCGACCAAGTGGCGGCAGGCGGGCGGATCCTGACCGTCGAGGGCCTCTCGGCCAGCCTGCTGAAGGCAGAGCGCACGGCGCTGAATTTCCTGTGCCACCTGTCGGGCGTCGCCACCGTCACCAACGGCATCGTGCGCGCGGTCGCGGGCACGCGCGCCTCTATCGCCTGCACCCGCAAGACCACCCCCGGCCTGCGGGCGCTGGAGAAATACGCGGTCAGGGCAGGGGGCGGGGTGAACCATCGCTTTGCGCTGTCGGATGCGGTGCTGATCAAGGACAACCACATCGCCATGACCGGCGGCATCCGCGCGGCTGTGGAAAGCGCCCGCGCCAATACCGGCCATATGGTCAAGATCGAGCTTGAGGTCGATACGCTGGCGCAATTGCGCGAGGCGATGGAGGTCGGCGTCGATGCCGTGCTGCTGGACAACATGACGCCGGACCAGCTGCGCGAGGCCGTGGGCATCGTCGCCGGGCGCGCGCTGACCGAGGCCTCGGGCGGCGTCACCCCCGACACCGCCTCGGCCATTGCGGCCACCGGTGTCGATCTGATCTCGGTCGGCTGGATCACCCACAGCGCGCCGATTCTGGATATCGGTCTGGATTACGTCGCCGGGGGTTTCCGCAAATAA
- the glnH gene encoding glutamine ABC transporter substrate-binding protein GlnH codes for MNRFSALMGAAALALGMTSAAQAADLVVATDTAFVPFEFKEGDKYVGFDIDMWDAIASDLDVEYELRPMDFAGIIPALQTGQIDVALAGITITEERQNAIDFSDGYYDSGFLLMVAENSDITSVEDLGGKTLAVKTGTSASDWAEENLADTTLRKFPNIDNAYLELRTGNVDAAMHDTPNVLYYINTAGGGQVKAVGDQLMGHEYGIALPKGSDLREQINESLAKMKEDGRYDAIYEKWFGTTPGE; via the coding sequence ATGAACAGGTTCTCCGCACTCATGGGCGCCGCTGCGCTGGCGCTTGGAATGACTTCGGCGGCTCAGGCGGCCGATCTGGTGGTCGCGACCGATACAGCTTTCGTGCCGTTCGAATTCAAGGAAGGCGACAAATATGTCGGCTTCGACATTGATATGTGGGACGCCATCGCCTCGGATCTGGATGTCGAATATGAACTGCGCCCGATGGATTTCGCCGGCATCATCCCTGCGCTGCAAACCGGTCAGATCGACGTCGCCCTTGCCGGGATCACCATCACCGAAGAACGCCAGAACGCCATCGACTTCTCGGACGGTTATTACGACAGCGGCTTTCTGCTGATGGTGGCCGAGAACAGCGACATCACTAGCGTCGAGGATCTTGGGGGCAAGACGCTGGCGGTCAAGACCGGCACCTCGGCCTCGGATTGGGCCGAAGAGAACCTTGCCGACACCACGCTGCGCAAGTTCCCCAATATCGACAATGCCTATCTTGAGCTGCGCACCGGCAATGTCGATGCGGCGATGCATGACACGCCGAACGTGCTGTATTACATCAACACGGCCGGGGGCGGGCAGGTCAAGGCGGTGGGCGATCAGCTGATGGGCCACGAATACGGCATCGCCCTGCCCAAGGGCAGCGATCTGCGCGAACAGATCAATGAATCGCTGGCGAAGATGAAGGAAGACGGGCGTTACGACGCGATCTATGAAAAATGGTTCGGCACCACGCCGGGCGAGTGA
- the glnP gene encoding glutamine ABC transporter permease GlnP yields the protein MEIDWTIIPSFLPQLMKGAQVTLMITLIGLIGGTVLGLLTGLMRAYGNVFVNGLALVYVELIRGTPIVVQVMFLYFALPILTGLRIDPMTAAVLSIIVNAGAYIAEIVRGALLSIPKGLGEAGLAMGLPRWKVLAHIVGPLAFRRLIPPLGNQYIVSLKDTSLFIVIGVAELTRTGQEIMASNFRAVEIWTAVGVLYLIMTGILSLILRIIEKRMRIL from the coding sequence GTGGAAATCGACTGGACCATCATCCCCAGCTTTCTGCCTCAACTGATGAAAGGCGCTCAGGTCACGCTGATGATCACGCTGATCGGCCTGATCGGAGGCACCGTTCTGGGGCTTCTGACCGGGTTGATGCGCGCCTATGGCAATGTCTTCGTCAATGGACTGGCGCTGGTTTACGTTGAGCTGATCCGTGGCACGCCGATCGTCGTGCAGGTGATGTTCCTGTATTTCGCGCTGCCGATCCTGACCGGGTTGCGTATCGACCCGATGACGGCGGCGGTCCTGTCGATCATCGTGAATGCCGGTGCCTATATCGCGGAAATCGTGCGCGGCGCATTGCTGTCGATCCCCAAGGGGCTGGGCGAGGCCGGGCTGGCCATGGGGCTGCCGCGCTGGAAGGTGCTGGCCCATATCGTCGGACCGCTGGCCTTTCGCCGGCTGATCCCGCCTTTGGGCAACCAGTATATCGTCTCGCTCAAGGATACGTCGCTGTTCATCGTCATCGGCGTCGCGGAACTGACCCGCACCGGGCAAGAGATCATGGCCTCGAACTTTCGGGCGGTCGAGATCTGGACCGCCGTCGGGGTGCTGTATCTGATCATGACCGGCATTCTGTCGCTGATCCTTCGTATCATCGAAAAGCGCATGAGGATCCTGTGA
- the glnQ gene encoding glutamine ABC transporter ATP-binding protein GlnQ, translated as MSIIEFRKTSKSFGDVTVLNEVDLNIDSGEVVVLIGPSGSGKSTLLRCINGLEEITGGDLVVDGLSVKSGNRNLRVIRQEAGMVFQQFNLFPQMSALQNVAFGPRQVRGASKAEAEAQALALLDKVGLAERAHHFPSALSGGQQQRVAIARALAIKPKVMLFDEPTSALDPELKQEVLTVMRQLALEGMTMVVVTHEMSFAKQVGTRLIFMEHGKISVDGTPREMIDSPPSDRLRDFLQHV; from the coding sequence GTGAGCATCATCGAATTCCGCAAGACCTCGAAAAGCTTCGGCGATGTGACCGTGCTGAACGAGGTGGACCTGAACATCGACAGCGGCGAGGTGGTGGTGCTGATCGGGCCGTCCGGCTCGGGCAAATCGACGCTGCTGCGCTGTATCAACGGGTTGGAGGAAATCACCGGCGGCGATCTGGTCGTCGATGGGCTGTCGGTCAAATCCGGCAACCGCAACCTGCGCGTGATCCGGCAAGAGGCCGGGATGGTATTCCAGCAGTTCAACCTGTTCCCGCAGATGTCGGCGTTGCAGAACGTGGCCTTCGGTCCCCGTCAGGTCCGGGGCGCCAGCAAGGCCGAGGCCGAGGCTCAGGCGCTGGCCCTGCTGGACAAGGTCGGGCTGGCCGAACGGGCGCATCATTTCCCCTCGGCACTGTCGGGCGGACAGCAGCAGCGTGTCGCGATTGCCCGCGCGCTGGCGATCAAGCCCAAGGTCATGCTGTTCGACGAACCGACCTCGGCGCTGGATCCTGAACTGAAGCAAGAAGTGCTGACCGTCATGCGTCAACTGGCGCTGGAAGGCATGACCATGGTCGTCGTCACCCATGAGATGAGCTTTGCCAAACAGGTCGGCACAAGGCTGATCTTCATGGAGCATGGCAAGATCTCGGTCGATGGCACCCCGCGAGAGATGATCGACAGCCCCCCCAGCGACCGGCTGCGGGATTTCCTGCAACATGTCTGA
- a CDS encoding C45 family autoproteolytic acyltransferase/hydolase codes for MSERAPDLGWQKAGGSPHRIGLALGRAGRRAAHAHLPSSLYFQAITGPAHAQAVARMAANTRARFPLIWAEIEGLAEGLEMPVEQVFAWNCRGDLLARVPDGCTTVMVPGAEPVLAHNEDGLPFFRGGCFVAEVTPEHAPGFHAFCYPGSIPGHTFAFNDAGLAQTTNNIRLTGIEPDIPRMVLGRAVLTTDSLTAALDILRDGSDSGPNSGGFHFALSSRRDPRILSVEFGRGQLSVVEITRVSAHANHALHHPLGVSRQIITQSSGDRQIRADQLLAEGCDPLTILRDDGGTGLPIRRDAPDDPDDENTLGTAVLRLAADGIHWSIHDRRTGPATYSGTTP; via the coding sequence ATGTCTGAGCGGGCGCCGGATCTGGGCTGGCAGAAGGCGGGCGGATCGCCGCACCGGATTGGTCTGGCGCTTGGCCGGGCCGGGCGGCGGGCGGCTCATGCACATCTGCCTTCGTCGCTCTATTTCCAGGCGATCACCGGCCCCGCCCATGCGCAGGCCGTGGCACGAATGGCGGCGAACACGCGCGCCCGGTTCCCCCTGATCTGGGCCGAGATCGAAGGACTGGCCGAGGGGCTGGAGATGCCGGTCGAGCAGGTCTTTGCGTGGAACTGCCGTGGCGATCTGCTGGCGCGGGTGCCCGATGGCTGCACCACCGTCATGGTGCCGGGCGCCGAGCCCGTGCTGGCCCATAACGAGGATGGCCTGCCGTTCTTTCGTGGCGGCTGTTTCGTGGCCGAGGTGACGCCCGAACATGCGCCGGGCTTTCACGCCTTCTGCTATCCCGGCTCGATCCCCGGCCATACATTCGCCTTCAACGATGCCGGGCTGGCGCAGACCACCAACAATATCCGCCTGACCGGCATCGAACCCGATATTCCGCGCATGGTGCTGGGTCGGGCGGTGCTGACCACGGACAGCCTGACAGCGGCGCTGGATATCCTGCGGGACGGGTCGGATTCGGGGCCCAATTCCGGCGGCTTTCACTTCGCGCTGTCCAGCCGCCGCGATCCGCGCATCCTGTCGGTCGAATTCGGGCGGGGTCAGCTGTCTGTGGTCGAGATCACGCGGGTCTCGGCCCATGCCAACCATGCCCTGCATCATCCGCTGGGGGTGTCGCGGCAGATCATCACGCAATCCTCGGGTGATCGCCAGATTCGCGCCGATCAGCTGCTGGCCGAGGGGTGCGACCCGCTGACGATCCTGCGCGACGATGGCGGGACGGGGCTGCCGATCCGCCGCGATGCGCCAGACGATCCGGATGACGAAAACACGCTTGGGACCGCCGTTCTGCGGCTTGCAGCCGACGGGATTCACTGGAGCATCCATGACCGTCGCACCGGCCCGGCCACCTATTCCGGCACAACCCCCTGA
- a CDS encoding pyrroline-5-carboxylate reductase family protein, with the protein MAINATVGIIGGNGWLGNTMASAAVASGVMDGRRLILSGRTDRRGALDVPGATHTRNNHELVAKSDIVILSVRPEDFADLHIDASDKLVISVMAGVTAQDIATRSGATRIVRAIPNAAASIRHSFTPWFATPGVSEADKRIVQELFDACGEGAEVLQEAHIDYCVGMTGSGAAFPALLAQALQAHAVAQGLPAAFAARAAKGVVAQASQLFAREDSDPGAIVRKMIEYRGTTAAALQTMLDQDFNRIIASGLDAAARKAASLAK; encoded by the coding sequence GTGGCCATCAATGCAACCGTGGGGATCATTGGCGGCAATGGCTGGCTGGGGAATACGATGGCCTCGGCCGCCGTCGCCAGCGGCGTGATGGACGGCCGCAGGCTGATCCTGTCGGGCCGCACGGACAGGCGGGGCGCGCTTGACGTGCCGGGCGCAACCCATACCCGCAACAATCACGAGCTTGTGGCGAAATCCGACATTGTCATCCTGTCGGTCCGCCCCGAGGATTTCGCGGATCTGCATATCGACGCCTCGGACAAACTGGTGATCTCGGTCATGGCGGGTGTCACGGCGCAGGATATCGCCACGCGCAGTGGTGCCACCCGGATCGTCCGGGCGATCCCGAATGCGGCGGCGTCGATCCGCCACTCGTTCACGCCGTGGTTCGCGACCCCCGGCGTTTCAGAGGCTGACAAGCGCATCGTGCAGGAACTGTTCGATGCCTGCGGCGAAGGGGCCGAGGTCTTGCAAGAGGCGCATATCGACTATTGCGTCGGCATGACCGGCTCGGGGGCGGCATTTCCCGCGCTTCTGGCACAGGCCTTGCAGGCACATGCGGTCGCGCAGGGATTGCCGGCGGCCTTTGCCGCGCGCGCCGCCAAAGGGGTCGTGGCACAGGCCAGCCAGCTTTTCGCCCGAGAGGACAGCGATCCCGGCGCCATCGTCCGCAAGATGATCGAGTATCGCGGCACGACTGCGGCGGCATTGCAGACGATGCTGGATCAGGATTTCAATCGGATCATCGCGTCGGGGCTGGACGCGGCCGCGCGCAAGGCCGCATCGCTGGCGAAGTGA